GAATGTATTTTGCAATACGTCGTCAGCATCATCATGGTTTAGGACAATATTACGGATATGGCTGTATAAAGGTTTCTGATAAGAAGACAGCAATGTCTGAAACGCTTTATTTTGCGTTTTAGGGTCCAATAATTCTTTTATGAAAGCCTGTTCGTCCAGCAAAAGCAATTTCTTTTTTAAGTAAGACTAAAGATAACGGAAAAGGTTTAATACTGAATTAAACTATCCAATAAAAAAGCCGGACAATTGTCCGGCTTTTGGTATCTATTGGTTTTTATTCTATGACCTGATTTTCTTTAACAACCGGTGGTTTGGCTGGAGTTACAGTTTTTGTAGTGCTGTTGGCTGGTGTGGTTGTTTTTGCAGAAGTTCCGCTAACGGCAGAAGGTGTAACTGCTTCCGTTGGGGCAGATTGTCCAACCGGAACATAAATTTCTGTTACCCATTTCGAAGGATTCTTTACCTGTGCGGCAGAAGTTACATAAACCTCAATATAGCTTCCTGATTTATTTTCAGTCAGGTTGTTCTTTTTGATATGGGCCAGAGCTTTATCCCAGGCTTCTTTTCCGTGCGAATAGTCTCCTTTTAAGGTTGTTTTCAAAGCCTGGAAGGGTTCTAACTTACCGCTTGTATAATCGCTTCCTTCTGCCGTAAAAATCTCTTCGCGCATTGGAAGACATACGGAAAAACTTGCCTTGTTATTTGGGACGTCGTAGGTGTTGTAAAGAATAAAAGGACTACCTGTTAGCGCAATATTATTATCTTTAAAAAAGCGAAGCATGCTCGGCAATATGATTCCTACATTTTTTTGGACTTCTGAAATTTTGCAGGTCACTTTTTGCTGGAAATAATAACCTCCTGATTTCTGTACAACACCATCCACCTGTATTGAGTAGGTGTTGATTTCATAAGAGATGACCTTATCCAGCTTGGCAAGAGTACGTTCCTGCATATCGCCTACCATCTTTTTTGCACCACCTTTAAATATTGCATAGGCTTTATCCATGAAACTCAACTTACCTTGAGAGTGCCATGTGACTTTCGTACCGCCAACGGTGTCTTTAAATGTAAGATAGGCTTTGCCTTCGTTACCTGAAAAAGTGGTTTTTTGTGCAATACTATCGTTTTCTTTTTCAAATACTGTTTCGGTTTTTCCTTCACCGGAACTGCCTTTCCATGTATAAAAAGCACCTTTCCCTATAGTTGTGTCAGAATAAGTAAACTGCATGTTAGGGTCATCATCTTTCCAGGAACCAAAATCTTCCCAGTTTTTATAATCGTTGACATAACTGAAGACAACAGATTTCTGCGCCTTGATTATTCTGCTTTGTTCCGATTCATATTCACCGGGCTGGGTTGCTATATAAACAGTCAATCCGATAACAGCAAGAAGAATAAGGAGCAATATGTATTTCAGTATTTTCATAAGGTTTTTTATTAGGCACTTTCGCAATACAAAAGTAAGAAAAATAGTTTGATATCGATTGGTAGAATATCTCGCTTCAGTTCCGTTAGGAAATCATTATATTTGTTTTTTAGTAACTAAAACTGAGCATATGAAATTAAAAACCATTGCAGGAATGTTTCTTGCATCGGCATTTCTTGTCTCTTGCGGAAAAGACAAAGAAGAGCCGAAAGAAGTCGCGGCAAACACAGGAGATTTTCAATATGAAGTCGAGCAGTTTGCAGATATAAAAGTATTGCGTTATCAGGTTCCGGGTTGGGAAAAGCTTACCCTCAAGGAGCAAAAACTGGTTTATTATCTGACGCAGGCTGGTATGGCGGGCCGTGATATTCATTGGGATCAAAACTACAAGCATAATTTAAAAATCAGAAAAGCCTTAGAAAACATCTATGAGAATTATAAAGGAGATAAGGCTTCGGAAGATTGGAAAAATTTTGAAATCTATCTGAAAAGAGTTTGGTTTTCTAACGGAATCCACCACCATTATTCAAGCGATAAGATTAAGCCTGCTTTTACAAAGGAGTATTTCCAAAAATTACTGTCGGAAACAAAAACGACACTTGCTCCGGAAATAGTAGAAATCCTGTTTAACAATCAGGATGCTAAAAAAGTAAACCTGGACGAATCAAAAGGATTGCTTGCCGGTTCTGCAGTAAACTTTTATGATAAGGGAATTACAGATAAAGAAGCTGAAGATTTCTATAAAACAAAGAAAAGTCCGGATGCTAAAAGACCGTATTCTTTTGGACTGAACTCAAAATTAGTGCGTAATGCCAGTGGCCAGATTGAAGAAAAAGTATGGAAAAGCGGTGGTATGTACGGACCGGCTATCGATAAAATTATTTACTGGTTGGAAAAAGCACAGGGAGTTGCTGAGAATAAAAAGCAAGGTGATGCGATTGGCCTCTTGATTAAATATTACAAAACCGGAGATTTAAAAACATGGGACGATTACAACATCGCCTGGACGGAAGCTACGGAAGGAAATATTGACTACATCAACGGATTTATTGAAGTATATAACGACCCGCTAGGTTACAGAGGTTCTTACGAATCGGTTGTACAGATTAAAGACTTCGATATGTCTAAAAAAATGGAAGTGATTTCTTCCAATGCACAATGGTTTGAAGACAATTCAACCCTAATGCCGGAACATAAAAAGAAAAATGTTGTAGGTGTATCTTACAAGGTGGTTGTCGTAGCTGGCGAATCAGGTGATTCTTCACCTAGTACTCCAATTGGTGTCAATCTTCCAAACGCGGACTGGATTCGTGCTGAACACGGTTCTAAATCGGTTTCATTAGGAAATATTGTAGATTCTTATAACCATGCAGGTGGTTCTGACCGTTTGAAAGAATTTGCAAACGATAAGGAAGAAATTGAACTGGAAGAAAAATATGGTGAAGTTGCAGACAAATTGCATACGGCATTGCACGAAGTGGTAGGACATGCTTCCGGACAAATCAATCCGGGTGTAGGAACGCCAAAAGAAACTTTAAAAAGTTATGCTTCGACTTTGGAAGAAGGAAGAGCTGATCTGGTTGGTTTGTATTATCTGTACAATCCAAAACTACAAGAGCTAGGCCTGGTTGACGATTGGAAAAAAGTAGGTATGGCAGCTTATGACGGTTATATCAGAAACGGATTGATGACACAGTTGATTCGTTTGGAGCCGGGAGCTGACATTGAAGAAGCGCACATGAGAAACCGCCAGTGGGTGAGTGCCTGGGTTTTTGAAAAAGGTAAAAAAGATAATGTAATCGAGAAGATTACGCGTGACGGCAAAACGTATTTTAATATTACAAACTACGAAAAACTTCACGAACTTTTTGGTCAGCTTTTGAGAGAAACGCAACGAATCAAATCGGAAGGTGATTTTGCAGCAGGAAAAGCATTAGTAGAAAACTATGGTGTAAAAGTAGACCAGAAATTGCATAAGGAAGTTTTGGAGAGAAACAAGAAATTCAAATCGGCACCTTACAGCGGATTTGTAAATCCGGTTTTGGTTCCTAAAACAGATGCCAAAGGAGAAATCATTTCTTTTGAAATCCAACAACCTAAAACTTTTGCAGAACAGATGTTGTATTATTCTAAAACATATGGTTTCTTGCCTGAAGAAAACTAGGATAAAAGATTTATAAATAAGAAACGCTTCGAGAAATCGAGGCGTTTTTTTTAATGCTTCAAATAAACCTTTATCACAAAAAGCAATCCGATAAAAGCCAAAAAGCCTAATAAAACCAGATAACTTCTTTTGTAAAATAGCTTGTGCAGTTTCAAATCTTTTCGGTAGGCATAAATCATTGCTACAATAAATGCGATAACAAAGAAGCCGGCAAAAGTCCATTGACCTTGAGTAAACATAGTGGATAAGTTTTTGTGCAAAAGTAATTATTTGTATCCAAAAGTCAGTATTTTGCACTACCATTTAATTTTTGAAAATAATGCAGAAACAACTCAACGCAGTAAAGGAATTCCATCAGGCATTTGGCCTGGGCGTAAGTGAAACTCCAAAAGGAGATTTAGGCGAAAGCAAAAATAGGCTACGCTACAATTTGATGAAAGAAGAAAACGAGGAATATCTTGAAGCCGTTCAGAATGATGATAAAATTGAAATTGCCGATGCTTTGGGTGACATGCTTTATATTTTATGCGGAACCATTATTGAGCACGGATTACAGCATAAAATTGAAGAGGTTTTTGATGAAATCCAACGCAGCAATATGAGCAAGTTGGGAGAGGACGGAAAGCCGATTTACCGTGAAGACGGAAAAGTGATGAAAGGCCCGAATTATTTTAAGCCTGATTTCTCCCTGATATTGAAATAAAAAAAATCCCGAAATAGTTTCGGGATTTTTTATTTTAGATTTTTACCGTCCAGTCAAAAGGATCTTCAGCCAGTTTGTACTGAATATTGGTCAGTTTTTCTTTTAATTGCAAAGCAATGGAGTCTTCTACTTTTGGAAGCTCGAAATATTCGCCTTTATAAGAGAACCCAACAATCGGATTAACTACAGCGGCGGTTCCTGCGCCAAAGATTTCTTTCAGAGTACCATTTTTAGCTGCTTCCACCAATTCCCAAACCAAAACGGAACGTACCTGTATGTCAATACCTTCTTTTTCAGCGAGAGTGATAAGGCTTTTTCGGGTTACACCGTCCAAAATCCTTTCGCTGGCTGGTGCCGTAAACAGGGTGTTGTTAATTCTGAAGAAAACGTTCATAGTTCCTGCTTCTTCCAGTTTTGTATGCGTGGCATCGTCTGTCCAGATAATCTGCTGGAAACCGTCCTTATTGGCCAATTGTGTCGGATAGAATTGAGCTGAATAATTTCCGGCTGCTTTTGCTGCGCCAATACCGCCGTTAGCTGCACGGCTGTAATGTTCGGCGATGATTACTTTTACTTCTCCGGAATAATAGGATTTTGCAGGAGAAAGGATAATCATAAAACGATATTGTGATGACGGAGCAGCGACTACACCTGTACCCGTTGCAATCATAAACGGACGGATGTAAAGCGTATTGCCTTTACCTTTTTTAACCCAGTCTTTTTCTATTTTTAAAATTTCATGAAGCCCGCCTAAAAATACTTCTTCAGGAACCTCAGGCATGGCCATTCTTACTGCCGACTTATTAAATCGGTCAAAGTTTTCGTCCGGTCTGAAAAGCCAAACGTCATCATTATTGTCTTTGTAGGCTTTCATACCTTCAAATATAGCTTGTCCGTAGTGGAAGACTTTTGCCGAAGGATCCAGAAGGAATGGCTCATAAGGCCTGATGACAGGCTTTTGCCATTTCCCATCTTTATAATCACAAACCAGCATATGGTCAGTAAAGATGTTTCCGAAGACAAGATTTTCGAAATCAACATCATTAATCTTGGTTGATGATGCCCTGATAATGTCAATTTCGGGATTATTTTTTAGATTCATTGGTGTGAGGTTGGTTTAGGTTTTAAATAATTGAAAATCAGCTGTTTTTGTTAATGGTTTAATGCTGATTTTCAATAGTTATAATCAATGCTAAATTAATAAAAATTGGAAAGTTTTTGGATAAAAAGGCAATTATATTCCAACTTGTCTGTTGCTTTTTGTGAATTGATTGCACCAGATTCAAAATCTTGTATAATTAGCAATGAAACTTAAAATTTATTAATCAGGAGGGCGTTACTTTTGAGGAAACTCTCTATTTTTGTAACGAATTAAAAAAATATACCCTAATCATGAAAAATATATTTGTTTTGGCTTGTTCGCTGGCAATTTTTGCAAGCTGTGCCGATAAAAATAAAGAAACAGAAAAAACAGAAGAAACGATTCAGACACCGGCCGATAGTCTGCCTAAGACAGATTCAGTTGCCGTAGCACCTGTAGAAGCAACACAAACTACTGAAGTTGATGCTAAAACTGCGGCTAAAGGAGATGAAGTAATTGAAGTTACTCCGGCTAAGGAAATAAAAGTTGAGTATGCATCATTTGGAGATAAGATTTTAGCTGACAAGGCTTTAAGTAAAGAGCAGATGTTCCAGAAATACAAGTCAATGAAAAAAGGTGACACGATAGCGGTGAAATTCAAATCGAAAATTAACTCTGTCTGCAAGAAAAAAGGATGCTGGATGAAGATGGAATTACCGGGTCAGGCAGAATCTTTTGTGCGTTTCAAAGATTACGGTTTTTTTGTTCCATTAAATGCTGACAGTCAGGAAGCAATCGTTAGCGGAAGAGCTTTTGTTGACGAAATCTCTGTTGCCGAGTTAAAGCACTACGCAAAAGATGGTGGAAAATCTCAGGAAGAAATAGATAAAATTACTCAGCCTAAAATTACGTATGCTTTCCAGGCTGACGGAGTTTTAATCAGCAAATAATGAAAAAATACCTTTTGATTTCCGCAATTATTATGGCCTTTTCAAGCTGTAATAAGAAAGAAGAAGCGCAGCCCGTTGTTAAAAAAGAAGTTCCTGAAAAAACTACAGGAGCAAAAGAGTTTGAGATGTATGAGATGTCTGAAATGGCGGCTCTTATGGAACAGATGTATGTGGATAACCAGCGTTTGAAAGAACGTATCAAGAATGGCGATACCATTGGCAAGTTTCCTTCTCATTTCTTAGAAATTCATAAAAGAGCCATGACGGATGAGGCTGAAAACGATGCTTTTTTTAAAGAACAGGCTGCCGTTTTCATTAAGGCCCAGGAGCAGATTTATGAAGATCCTAAGAATGCCAAGGCTCATTTCAACAAAGCTGTATCGGCTTGCGTTACCTGCCATGAGGTGAAATGCAGCGGACCGATTCCGAGAATCAAAAAATTGTTTATAGAATAATAAATTCATGCGGCTATAATGAAAAGAGAAATTATCCAGACTTCGGATGGTTCGACATCAATTCTGCTTCCCGAATGGAACGAAACCTACCATTCAAAACACGGAGCAATACAAGAGGCCAAACATGTATTCATACAAAACGGACTTTCCTTATTTAAAGGTCAGTCCGTTTCCATTTTAGAAATAGGTTTTGGCACCGGACTCAATGCTTTTATAACCTATCTGGAAGCCCAAAAACTTCAGCAAAAGATAGAATATACGGGAATTGAAGCCTATCCGGTTGCAGCCGAAGATGTGCTTAAAATGAATTATGTGACTGAATTGGATGCAGGAAGTGAAAAAGACATTTTTTTAAAAATGCACGAATCCGATTGGAACCAAAGGGAAATACTGTCTCCTGATTTTTCATTAGAGAAACAAAACATCAAGTTTCAGGAAATAACCGACACCAATCAATACGACCTGATTTATTTTGATGCTTTCGGATTTAGGGTACAGCCCGAACTATGGAGCCTGGAAATTTTCCAAAAGATGTATGCGGCATTAAAACCTAACGGTATTTTGGTTACTTATGCCTGTCGGGGTCCTATAAAAAATGCAATGACAGAAGCAGGTTTTTTAACCGAAAAGCTGCCCGGACCTCCCGGAAAAAGGGAAATGCTGAGGGCGAGGAAGTAAGCTTGATTGTAATATTTAGAAATCAAGAATTAAATGTTAATTAATGCAATACTTTTTGTGAATTAACGTTTTTTTAGGGAATTGAGTATTTAATTTCAGTAAATTTACCAAACGTTCTTACAAAAGCATTAACCTCCAAATTAAATTTTGACTATGACAAGACCTATGTTTGCTTATACGAAATCTATTCTTGAAAGAGTGAGTTTCGACCCCTTGTTGTTCTGCAAAGAGCTTGAAAAAGCGATAAGATCGTTACTTCCATATGAAATTGAGCAATTAACGGAATGGCTTTTAAGCTACACAGTCGAAAAACCGGAATTGAAACAATGTCTATTAATTGTTAACAAATAAGAAAAGGAGCCAATCGGCTCCTTTTTTATTTAATTCCTTTTATTGATTCTTTTTGGATAGCGGACTTATAATCTGCACGTTTTGAAAAACGATTGCTCCTTTTACAACACCGGCAATAACCTGGCGTAAAGCGTCAATAATATGTATTTTTAACTCACTTTTCGGAAATATAAGGCTGACTTCACGCGCTGGTTTTGGTTCCTTAAAATGGCGTAATTTCAGCTTGTCCTTTTCTTTTAAATCCAAAGTGTGCAAATAGGGAAGAAGCGTAGTGCCGAGTCCTTCATCTGCCAGCTTAATCAGGGTTTCAAAACTTCCGCTTTCAATCTGGAAAGGCGATGTTTCGGAATTGTTTACGTTTTTACACAAATTTAAAATACCGTCCCGGAAACAATGTCCATCCTGCAAAAGCAATAGCGAATCGACATCAATATCATCGACTTCTATTTCTTCTTTGTGGAAGCTATGGTGGCTTTCAGGAAAATAAGCGACAAAAGGTTCATAATACAAAACGATTTCTTTAATCTTTTCATCTTCCAATGGAGTAGCTGCAATCGCAGCATCCAAATGGCCGTTTTTAAGGCGTGTGATAATTTCCTCTGTATTATGTTCTTCTATAATCAGTTTTATTTTTGGATATTTTTTAATGAAATTATTCAGGAACATCGGCAATAGCGTAGGCATAATAGTCGGAATAATCCCTAATTTGAATTCGCCTCCAATGAATCCCTTTTGCTGGTCAACAATATCCTGGATTCTGTCAGACTCATTGACTATGTTTTTGGCCTGAGTTACTATTTTTTGCCCTATTTCGGTAAGTTGTATCGGTTTTTTACTCCTGTCAAATATTAAAACGCCGAGTTCGTCTTCCAGTTTTTGGATTTGCATGCTTAACGTGGGCTGAGTAACAAAGCATTTTTCTGCGGCAAGTGTAAAGTTCTTATTCTCGGCTACTGCCAGAACATAATATAATTGTGTGATTGTCATTAGTATAATATTTTATGATGCAAATATAAAAAACTATAATATTTATTTATGATTTGTTTTGCCTTATTTTTTGTAACTTTATAATAGATAAATTTTACGAACCAATAAAAATAACAGAAATGAAAACGAATATTTTAGGACTGCCAGTTAAAGAAACCGAAGAAATATCAAACGATTTAAACATATTGTTATCCAGCTTTCAGGTGTATTATCAAAACCTGAGAGGTATACATTGGAATATCAGAGGGAAACGTTTTTTTGACCTCCACGTGAAGTTTGAAGAATTATATAACGATGCCCAGCTAAAAATTGATATGATAGCAGAAAGAGTGCTTACAATTGGCGGAAGACCACTTCATACTTTCGAAGATTATATGAAGAACAACAAGCTAAAAGTAGGGAAGAATATTTCTGTAGATGAAGAAGCAGTACATCTGATTGTTACTTCGCTGTCTGACCTCTTAAAGATTGAAAGAGACCTTTTGTCGAAATCTGCAGATGCAAATGACGAAGGTACCAATTCTATGATGAGTGACTTTATTAAAGAACAGGAAAAAACAATCTGGATGATGAAAGCCTGGCTGGAAGAAAAAATATAAGCCGGTTAGTTTTTCAACAAATTATTTTGATGATTTCTATGAAAAGAAGCAACAGCTAAGCGACTTTAGCTATTGCTTCTTTTTTGTTGTTAAAATTTGATTAAATTAATTTATCATGTTTTTAAATAAGAATTAAATCTCTAATTTCGCGCATATGAAACTGGCTGTTAAAATAGTATTGTTGATGTTTATGACTTTTATTGTTACTCCTACCATTGTAGGATTGATAAAAAAAGACGTTGACACATCTATGGTTTACAGCATGTCGGAAGAAGAACAGCACAATCACAATAGCTGTAAAGAATTAAAAGCCGACTTTAAAGTTACAGATTACCTCACTTTCTCTCACTATACAGAAAGTTCTTCAAGCCTTATCATTTCACAGCACAGTTTGAAACATGATAATGCGGCTTCGACTATCTTTTCTCCACCACCTGAACAGGTTTAATACAATTTAGGATTTTGAATACTTCAAAATCTGAGGTCGTATTTTTTAATGCGACTAAAATCCTTGTATTAAATTTTTTTAGGTATGACAAAAAAAATCAATCTTTTTGCTAACCTTAAATCAGATTTTGCTTCTGGTTTAGTGGTTTTCTTGGTAGCATTGCCATTGTGTTTGGGTATAGCCCTGGCTTCTGGAGCGCCACCATTATCAGGTATAATTGCTGGAATCGTTGGGGGTATAGTTGTCGGGTTTTTAAGCCGGTCACATATCAGCGTGTCCGGCCCTGCAGCCGGCCTGACTGCAATTGTTTTGACAGCTATTACTGATTTGGGTGCTTTCAATATATTCCTGACGGCAGGACTAATAGCCGGCTTGCTTCAATTAATATTAGGCTTTATCAAAGCGGGAAGTATTTCAAATTATTTCCCTACCAATGTTATTGAGGGTATGCTTGCGGGTATTGGTGTCATCATTATTTTAAAGCAAATTCCACATGCTGTTGGTTACGACAGTGATTTTGAAGGTGATGAAACTTTCGTGGAAAAAGGTGGCGGCAATGCTCTGGAATCTTTAATGGATTCATTAGGACACCTGCAACTGGGAGCCATTCTGATTACGCTAATATCTTTGACTATCCTGATTTCATGGGACAAATTCAGTTTCTTAAAAAAAATGAAACTGGTACCGGGAGCTTTAGTGGCTGTTATAGTAGGTGTAGTGCTGAATGAAATTTTTACGGCTTCCGGCAGCTCACTGGCTATTTCTAAAGAGCATTTGGTTTCTTTACCGGTTCCGCAATCTTTTGATGATTTCAAAAATATCATTGTCACTCCTGACTTTGCCGGATTTATGAATCCCAAAGTTTGGGTTGTGGGTGCAACGATTGCTATTGTGGCTTCTATAGAAACACTTTTATGTATTGAAGCATCAGACAGGATGGATACGCAAAAACGCTATACAGATACTAACGTAGAGTTGAAAGCTCAGGGAATTGGAAATATGTTGAGTTCATTCCTGGGAGGATTGCCTATGACTTCGGTTGTAGTCCGTTCGTCAGCAAACGCAAATGCAGGAGCTAAATCCAAGATGTCTACCATTA
This portion of the Flavobacterium lindanitolerans genome encodes:
- a CDS encoding SRPBCC family protein; this translates as MKILKYILLLILLAVIGLTVYIATQPGEYESEQSRIIKAQKSVVFSYVNDYKNWEDFGSWKDDDPNMQFTYSDTTIGKGAFYTWKGSSGEGKTETVFEKENDSIAQKTTFSGNEGKAYLTFKDTVGGTKVTWHSQGKLSFMDKAYAIFKGGAKKMVGDMQERTLAKLDKVISYEINTYSIQVDGVVQKSGGYYFQQKVTCKISEVQKNVGIILPSMLRFFKDNNIALTGSPFILYNTYDVPNNKASFSVCLPMREEIFTAEGSDYTSGKLEPFQALKTTLKGDYSHGKEAWDKALAHIKKNNLTENKSGSYIEVYVTSAAQVKNPSKWVTEIYVPVGQSAPTEAVTPSAVSGTSAKTTTPANSTTKTVTPAKPPVVKENQVIE
- a CDS encoding dipeptidyl-peptidase 3 family protein — its product is MKLKTIAGMFLASAFLVSCGKDKEEPKEVAANTGDFQYEVEQFADIKVLRYQVPGWEKLTLKEQKLVYYLTQAGMAGRDIHWDQNYKHNLKIRKALENIYENYKGDKASEDWKNFEIYLKRVWFSNGIHHHYSSDKIKPAFTKEYFQKLLSETKTTLAPEIVEILFNNQDAKKVNLDESKGLLAGSAVNFYDKGITDKEAEDFYKTKKSPDAKRPYSFGLNSKLVRNASGQIEEKVWKSGGMYGPAIDKIIYWLEKAQGVAENKKQGDAIGLLIKYYKTGDLKTWDDYNIAWTEATEGNIDYINGFIEVYNDPLGYRGSYESVVQIKDFDMSKKMEVISSNAQWFEDNSTLMPEHKKKNVVGVSYKVVVVAGESGDSSPSTPIGVNLPNADWIRAEHGSKSVSLGNIVDSYNHAGGSDRLKEFANDKEEIELEEKYGEVADKLHTALHEVVGHASGQINPGVGTPKETLKSYASTLEEGRADLVGLYYLYNPKLQELGLVDDWKKVGMAAYDGYIRNGLMTQLIRLEPGADIEEAHMRNRQWVSAWVFEKGKKDNVIEKITRDGKTYFNITNYEKLHELFGQLLRETQRIKSEGDFAAGKALVENYGVKVDQKLHKEVLERNKKFKSAPYSGFVNPVLVPKTDAKGEIISFEIQQPKTFAEQMLYYSKTYGFLPEEN
- a CDS encoding nucleoside triphosphate pyrophosphohydrolase family protein, with amino-acid sequence MQKQLNAVKEFHQAFGLGVSETPKGDLGESKNRLRYNLMKEENEEYLEAVQNDDKIEIADALGDMLYILCGTIIEHGLQHKIEEVFDEIQRSNMSKLGEDGKPIYREDGKVMKGPNYFKPDFSLILK
- a CDS encoding branched-chain amino acid aminotransferase yields the protein MNLKNNPEIDIIRASSTKINDVDFENLVFGNIFTDHMLVCDYKDGKWQKPVIRPYEPFLLDPSAKVFHYGQAIFEGMKAYKDNNDDVWLFRPDENFDRFNKSAVRMAMPEVPEEVFLGGLHEILKIEKDWVKKGKGNTLYIRPFMIATGTGVVAAPSSQYRFMIILSPAKSYYSGEVKVIIAEHYSRAANGGIGAAKAAGNYSAQFYPTQLANKDGFQQIIWTDDATHTKLEEAGTMNVFFRINNTLFTAPASERILDGVTRKSLITLAEKEGIDIQVRSVLVWELVEAAKNGTLKEIFGAGTAAVVNPIVGFSYKGEYFELPKVEDSIALQLKEKLTNIQYKLAEDPFDWTVKI
- a CDS encoding DUF4920 domain-containing protein is translated as MKNIFVLACSLAIFASCADKNKETEKTEETIQTPADSLPKTDSVAVAPVEATQTTEVDAKTAAKGDEVIEVTPAKEIKVEYASFGDKILADKALSKEQMFQKYKSMKKGDTIAVKFKSKINSVCKKKGCWMKMELPGQAESFVRFKDYGFFVPLNADSQEAIVSGRAFVDEISVAELKHYAKDGGKSQEEIDKITQPKITYAFQADGVLISK
- the mnmD gene encoding tRNA (5-methylaminomethyl-2-thiouridine)(34)-methyltransferase MnmD, with product MKREIIQTSDGSTSILLPEWNETYHSKHGAIQEAKHVFIQNGLSLFKGQSVSILEIGFGTGLNAFITYLEAQKLQQKIEYTGIEAYPVAAEDVLKMNYVTELDAGSEKDIFLKMHESDWNQREILSPDFSLEKQNIKFQEITDTNQYDLIYFDAFGFRVQPELWSLEIFQKMYAALKPNGILVTYACRGPIKNAMTEAGFLTEKLPGPPGKREMLRARK
- a CDS encoding hydrogen peroxide-inducible genes activator, with product MTITQLYYVLAVAENKNFTLAAEKCFVTQPTLSMQIQKLEDELGVLIFDRSKKPIQLTEIGQKIVTQAKNIVNESDRIQDIVDQQKGFIGGEFKLGIIPTIMPTLLPMFLNNFIKKYPKIKLIIEEHNTEEIITRLKNGHLDAAIAATPLEDEKIKEIVLYYEPFVAYFPESHHSFHKEEIEVDDIDVDSLLLLQDGHCFRDGILNLCKNVNNSETSPFQIESGSFETLIKLADEGLGTTLLPYLHTLDLKEKDKLKLRHFKEPKPAREVSLIFPKSELKIHIIDALRQVIAGVVKGAIVFQNVQIISPLSKKNQ
- a CDS encoding Dps family protein; translated protein: MKTNILGLPVKETEEISNDLNILLSSFQVYYQNLRGIHWNIRGKRFFDLHVKFEELYNDAQLKIDMIAERVLTIGGRPLHTFEDYMKNNKLKVGKNISVDEEAVHLIVTSLSDLLKIERDLLSKSADANDEGTNSMMSDFIKEQEKTIWMMKAWLEEKI
- a CDS encoding SulP family inorganic anion transporter translates to MTKKINLFANLKSDFASGLVVFLVALPLCLGIALASGAPPLSGIIAGIVGGIVVGFLSRSHISVSGPAAGLTAIVLTAITDLGAFNIFLTAGLIAGLLQLILGFIKAGSISNYFPTNVIEGMLAGIGVIIILKQIPHAVGYDSDFEGDETFVEKGGGNALESLMDSLGHLQLGAILITLISLTILISWDKFSFLKKMKLVPGALVAVIVGVVLNEIFTASGSSLAISKEHLVSLPVPQSFDDFKNIIVTPDFAGFMNPKVWVVGATIAIVASIETLLCIEASDRMDTQKRYTDTNVELKAQGIGNMLSSFLGGLPMTSVVVRSSANANAGAKSKMSTIIHGVLLLISVLSIPVLLNKIPLATLAAVLLMVGYKLAKPTVLMHFWHKGKYQFVPFIITLLGVVFLDLLKGVALGIAISVVFILRGNLKRAYRFRKEKFEDGDVIRIDLAQEVSFLNKAAIKTTLAEIPENSKVVINASDTVYIAHDVLDLIHEFATIRAADENIKVKLKGFKKAYELNDIDDKANHVFFENYEEARARKQAKADYDRCMALVEKSKEN